The DNA region TATCCCGATTCGAGAAGGTCCTGGGGAGCGCACGCGGATGGCTCTCTAACCGAGGATGGATGGACAATCCAGCTGCATCCACTTGCCGGCCCTCGTCGGATGAACGAAAACACGATTTTTTCCATAAATATTCTGTTGGTCGCGGCAGGTTGCATCCTCCTGATATGCTGCGCAAACGTCAGCAGCCTCTTGCTGGCCAGGAATTCTGCGCGCCAGCGCGAAATCGCCACCCGTCTTGCAGTTGGCGCAAGCCGTTTCCGGGTGGCCCGACAACTCCTTACGGAATCGTTGGTTCTCTCGACCATTTCGTTGGCGGCGAGTTTTGCCGTATGGAGGGCAACCCTGCAGTGTCTGCCGGCTTTGGAGAGCTCTCTTGGCCAGGGTCCCATGGACGCATTGCGCGATCTCGAACTTGTTTTCGAGCCGAGGATTTTTGCCATTGCCGTTTCGATCGCAATTTTTGCAAACCTGATATTTGCGCTCGCGCCCGCCTTGTTGGGCTCCCGGCTTGAGATTACCGCAACACTCAGGGAGCAAGGCTTTTTGCGCGGAGGCGCTGGACCGCGCTGGCGCCGGATTCTGGTGGTGGCTCAGGTAATGCTTTCCTTTATTTTGCTCATCGGCGCAGGATTGTTTATCAAGGTTCTCGCGCGTTTCGGAACGGCCGATCCTGGATTTAATACCAACGTGCTGGTTGTACATCCCGGCGCTCCCGGTTACGGATTTAATAATAAAAAGAATGTCGGCTATCGCCAGAGAGTGATCGAGCGGATCAGCGCGCTGCCTGGCGTGCTTGCAGCAAGCTGGGCTTCGGATGCGCCGCCGGAAATGGGCTACGGAGGCTACCAGATGGTTCGTACAGAGCAATCGATCGCCGCAAACGGCGCCCATCGCTGGATTGACAGCAACGCCATTTCCCCAGGGTATTTTAAAACCCTCCAGATCCCAATGGTTCAAGGGCGCGATTTCACCGACTACGACGACCGCACTGCTTCAGCCGGCACTGTGATTATCAATGAAACGATGGCTCGCCAGTTCTGGCCCGGC from Terriglobia bacterium includes:
- a CDS encoding ABC transporter permease → MFKRALHLENEPMYSDLFEQRNKRFLNVIGRLKPGVSLKRAQARMNVVSNQLSKAYPDSRRSWGAHADGSLTEDGWTIQLHPLAGPRRMNENTIFSINILLVAAGCILLICCANVSSLLLARNSARQREIATRLAVGASRFRVARQLLTESLVLSTISLAASFAVWRATLQCLPALESSLGQGPMDALRDLELVFEPRIFAIAVSIAIFANLIFALAPALLGSRLEITATLREQGFLRGGAGPRWRRILVVAQVMLSFILLIGAGLFIKVLARFGTADPGFNTNVLVVHPGAPGYGFNNKKNVGYRQRVIERISALPGVLAASWASDAPPEMGYGGYQMVRTEQSIAANGAHRWIDSNAISPGYFKTLQIPMVQGRDFTDYDDRTASAGTVIINETMARQFWPGLNPLGKRLQVGKSLNDVRKNPEQIYEVVGVVKDAGYSRVWNGPKPYVYFTPAQLGYSEGGASKLHVRIEGNANSMINQIRKVFESFGPEAKVRGVRPLSAEMRLALSRERSTAFILSCFGGLALLLASVGLYGVISYSVARRSREFGIRLALGAPQSNIMKIVFREGIASVLVGLAIGLPCAIASARLLVNRLHGVSPLDPISYAAISMLWICVAILAVLVPARKAIADPMTALRIE